The following are from one region of the Mycobacteriales bacterium genome:
- the mtrA gene encoding MtrAB system response regulator MtrA gives MRAKVLVVDDDPALSEMLGIVLRNEGFEPSFVGDGDAALGAFHSTKPDLVLLDLMLPGTDGVDVCRAIRAESATPIVMLTARGDTVDVVTGLDSGADDYIVKPFKPKELVARIRARLRQPADQTGETLQIGDLVIDVNGHLVSRGGEPIALTPLEFDLLVALARKPRLVFTRDQLLEQVWGYRHVADTRLVNVHVQRLRAKVERDPEHPEIVVTVRGVGYKAGPT, from the coding sequence ATGCGGGCAAAGGTGCTGGTCGTCGATGACGACCCGGCGTTGTCCGAGATGCTCGGCATCGTCTTGCGCAACGAAGGCTTCGAACCCTCCTTCGTCGGCGACGGCGACGCGGCGCTGGGCGCCTTCCACTCCACCAAGCCGGACCTGGTGCTGCTCGACCTGATGCTGCCGGGCACGGACGGCGTCGACGTCTGCCGGGCGATCCGAGCGGAGAGCGCAACACCGATCGTGATGCTGACCGCTCGCGGCGACACCGTGGACGTCGTCACCGGCTTGGACTCCGGCGCCGACGACTACATCGTCAAGCCGTTCAAGCCCAAGGAGCTGGTGGCCCGGATCCGGGCGCGGTTGCGCCAGCCGGCCGACCAGACCGGCGAGACGCTGCAGATCGGCGACCTGGTCATCGACGTGAACGGTCACCTGGTCAGTCGAGGGGGTGAGCCGATCGCGTTGACCCCGCTCGAGTTCGACCTGCTCGTGGCGCTCGCGCGCAAGCCGCGGTTGGTCTTCACGCGCGACCAGCTGCTCGAACAGGTGTGGGGCTATCGCCACGTCGCCGACACCCGGCTGGTGAACGTCCACGTCCAGCGGCTGCGAGCGAAGGTCGAGCGCGATCCGGAGCACCCGGAGATCGTGGTGACCGTCCGGGGGGTGGGTTACAAGGCGGGACCGACGTGA
- the ahcY gene encoding adenosylhomocysteinase, giving the protein MDYRVADLSLAEFGRKEIALAEHEMPGLMAMRAEYGPAQPLAGARITGSLHMTIQTAVLIETLVALGAEVRWASCNIFSTQDHAAAAVVVGPNGTVDAPAGVPVFAWKGETLEEYWDCTEKALLWPDGGPNMLLDDGGDATLLVHKGLEFEKAGSVPEPSAADSEEYAVILRLLTKSLAEDPTRWTQISGGIKGVTEETTTGVHRLYQMHERGELLFPAINVNDSVTKSKFDNKYGCRHSLIDGINRGTDVLIGGKVAVVCGYGDVGKGCAESLRGQGARVIVTEIDPICALQAAMDGYQVLTLQDVVETADIFVTTTGNFNIIMASDMARMKQGAIVGNIGHFDNEIDMAGLATLPGVKCVNVKPQVDEWFFADGHSIIVLSEGRLLNLGNATGHPSFVMSNSFTNQTLAQVELFTKTDEYPVGVYVLPKHLDEKVARLHLDALGVKLTTLTQEQADYIGVPVDGPYKSDAYRY; this is encoded by the coding sequence ATGGACTACCGCGTCGCCGACCTGTCCCTCGCCGAGTTCGGTCGCAAGGAGATCGCGCTCGCCGAGCACGAGATGCCCGGCCTGATGGCGATGCGCGCCGAGTACGGCCCGGCGCAGCCGCTCGCCGGCGCCCGCATCACCGGGTCGCTGCACATGACGATCCAGACCGCGGTGCTGATCGAGACGCTCGTCGCGCTCGGCGCCGAGGTGCGCTGGGCCTCCTGCAACATCTTCTCGACGCAGGACCACGCTGCGGCTGCGGTCGTCGTCGGTCCGAACGGCACCGTCGACGCACCCGCCGGCGTACCGGTCTTCGCGTGGAAGGGCGAGACCCTCGAGGAGTACTGGGACTGCACCGAGAAGGCGCTGCTGTGGCCCGACGGCGGGCCGAACATGCTGCTCGACGACGGCGGTGACGCGACGCTGCTCGTGCACAAGGGCCTCGAGTTCGAAAAGGCCGGATCGGTGCCGGAGCCGTCGGCTGCCGACTCCGAGGAGTACGCCGTCATCCTCCGGCTGCTGACCAAGTCGCTCGCCGAGGACCCGACCCGCTGGACGCAGATCTCGGGCGGGATCAAGGGCGTCACCGAGGAGACCACGACGGGCGTGCACCGCCTCTACCAGATGCACGAGCGTGGCGAGCTGCTGTTCCCTGCGATCAACGTCAACGACTCGGTCACGAAGTCGAAGTTCGACAACAAGTACGGCTGCCGGCACTCCCTCATCGACGGCATCAACCGCGGCACGGACGTGCTCATCGGCGGCAAGGTCGCGGTGGTCTGCGGCTACGGCGACGTGGGCAAGGGCTGCGCGGAGTCGCTTCGCGGCCAGGGTGCCCGGGTGATCGTCACCGAGATCGACCCGATCTGCGCACTGCAGGCGGCGATGGACGGCTACCAGGTGCTCACCCTGCAAGACGTCGTCGAGACCGCCGACATCTTCGTGACGACCACCGGCAACTTCAACATCATCATGGCCTCGGACATGGCGCGGATGAAGCAGGGCGCGATCGTCGGCAACATCGGCCACTTCGACAACGAGATCGACATGGCGGGCCTCGCGACACTGCCCGGCGTGAAGTGCGTCAACGTCAAGCCGCAGGTCGACGAGTGGTTCTTCGCCGACGGTCACTCGATCATCGTGCTGAGCGAAGGTCGGCTGCTGAACCTCGGCAACGCGACCGGTCACCCGTCGTTCGTCATGAGCAACTCCTTCACGAACCAGACGCTGGCCCAGGTCGAGCTGTTCACCAAGACCGACGAGTACCCGGTCGGCGTCTACGTCCTGCCCAAGCACCTCGACGAGAAGGTCGCCCGGCTGCACCTGGACGCGCTCGGCGTGAAGCTGACGACGCTGACCCAGGAGCAGGCGGACTACATCGGCGTGCCGGTGGACGGCCCGTACAAGAGCGACGCGTACCGCTACTGA
- a CDS encoding SIS domain-containing protein: MSDLALDRLDDLAALADLDRSDMLRATAMAGAQVRASLAAAAEASLDPLGLDLRPRAIVVAGMGGSGISGDVLATLTAATAPIPVVVHRGYGLPGWVGAADLVMAVSCSGRTEETLSSAVEAARRGARLLGVGTADSPLDLHCRSEHGAFVPVTPAIAPRASLWALAVPMLVVAERFGLLGLGPSYADLEAAALRLESIAEVCRPDRESFVNPAKALAAELAGSLPMFWGGGEVGAVAALRGACQLNENAKWPAVWGALPEAHHNQSVSLDGALAGAVADDDLFRDRVEDEDPLRLRLVLLRDDAASGAAAARADASAEVAASRGVAVSVVSGEGDSAIERLASLIGLLDFTSVYLALAIGVDPTPIGPIDDLKARLAHS; this comes from the coding sequence ATGAGCGACCTTGCGCTCGACCGCCTCGACGACCTCGCGGCGCTGGCGGACCTCGACCGCTCGGACATGCTGCGCGCCACCGCGATGGCGGGCGCGCAGGTCCGGGCGTCGCTGGCCGCCGCCGCGGAGGCCTCGCTCGACCCGCTCGGCCTCGACCTGCGGCCGCGGGCGATCGTCGTGGCCGGGATGGGAGGCTCCGGCATCTCCGGAGACGTCCTCGCGACGCTCACCGCCGCCACCGCGCCGATTCCGGTCGTGGTGCACCGTGGTTACGGCCTGCCGGGCTGGGTCGGCGCCGCCGACCTCGTCATGGCGGTGTCGTGCTCTGGCCGCACCGAGGAGACGCTGAGCAGCGCCGTCGAGGCGGCTCGCCGCGGCGCCCGGCTGCTCGGTGTCGGGACCGCCGACTCACCGTTGGACCTGCACTGCCGCTCCGAGCACGGGGCGTTCGTCCCGGTCACCCCGGCGATCGCGCCTCGCGCCTCGCTGTGGGCCCTTGCGGTGCCGATGCTGGTCGTCGCCGAACGCTTCGGGTTGCTCGGCCTGGGCCCGTCGTACGCCGACCTCGAAGCGGCCGCGCTTCGTCTGGAGTCCATCGCCGAGGTGTGCCGACCGGACCGGGAGTCCTTCGTCAACCCGGCGAAGGCGCTGGCTGCAGAGCTGGCCGGCTCACTGCCGATGTTCTGGGGAGGCGGCGAGGTGGGTGCGGTCGCCGCCCTGCGCGGCGCCTGCCAGCTGAACGAGAACGCGAAGTGGCCCGCCGTGTGGGGTGCGCTGCCGGAGGCTCACCACAACCAGTCGGTCAGTCTCGACGGTGCGCTCGCGGGCGCCGTCGCCGACGACGACCTGTTCCGCGACCGGGTGGAGGACGAGGACCCGTTGCGGTTGCGGCTGGTCCTGTTGCGCGACGACGCGGCGTCCGGGGCCGCCGCCGCCCGTGCCGACGCCTCCGCCGAAGTTGCCGCCAGTCGCGGGGTCGCCGTGTCGGTGGTGAGCGGCGAAGGCGACAGCGCGATCGAGCGGCTCGCCTCGCTGATCGGGCTGCTCGACTTCACGAGCGTCTACCTGGCGCTGGCGATCGGCGTCGATCCGACGCCGATCGGGCCGATCGACGATCTCAAGGCCCGGTTGGCCCACAGCTGA
- a CDS encoding Trm112 family protein has translation MNLDPSLLEILACPNCRGELRVDDAAAELVCTGCGYGYPVRDDIPVLLVDEARKPDA, from the coding sequence GTGAATCTGGACCCGTCGCTGCTCGAGATCCTGGCCTGCCCGAACTGCCGGGGCGAGCTGCGCGTCGACGACGCCGCCGCCGAGCTGGTCTGCACCGGTTGCGGCTACGGCTATCCAGTGCGCGACGACATCCCCGTCCTGCTGGTCGACGAGGCTCGCAAGCCCGACGCATGA
- a CDS encoding phosphomannomutase/phosphoglucomutase: protein MAAALDRIIKAYDVRGVVPDELDAAIARDIGAAFVRLLEADRVVTAHDMRDSSPELAAAFAEGANSQGADVVATGLGSTDLLYFASGSLDIPGAMFTASHNPARYNGIKLCRAGAAPVGQDSGLADIRRMLEQGVPAGDRAPGTVTEQNLLTDYAAYLIGLVPGIREIRRLKVVVDAGNGMAGLTVPEVFDELPIELTRMYFELDGSFPHHEANPIDPANLRDLQAEVRARGADIGLAFDGDADRCFVVDERGEIVSPSVLTALIADRELGKEPAATVIHNLITSRAVPEIVRERGGTPVRTRVGHSFIKATMAETGAVFGGEHSGHFYFRDFWGADSGMLAALHTLAALGQTEGPLSALLADYSRYVGSGEVNSEVADPTAALAAVRDTFGAQPGVELDELDGLTVDVGEGRWFNVRASNTEPLLRLNVEAPDEAGMARLRDEVLSVIRR, encoded by the coding sequence ATGGCAGCCGCACTCGACCGGATCATCAAGGCCTACGACGTGCGGGGCGTCGTCCCCGACGAGCTCGACGCCGCGATCGCCAGGGACATCGGCGCGGCCTTCGTGCGCCTGCTCGAGGCCGACCGGGTCGTCACCGCCCATGACATGCGCGACAGCTCGCCGGAGCTGGCGGCGGCATTCGCCGAGGGTGCGAACTCCCAGGGCGCCGACGTCGTGGCGACCGGCCTCGGCTCGACCGACTTGCTCTACTTCGCGTCAGGAAGCCTCGACATCCCGGGGGCGATGTTCACCGCGAGCCACAACCCGGCCCGCTACAACGGCATCAAGCTCTGCCGCGCGGGCGCCGCGCCGGTCGGCCAGGACAGTGGTCTGGCCGACATCCGACGGATGCTCGAGCAGGGCGTACCGGCCGGCGACCGGGCACCCGGCACCGTCACCGAGCAGAACCTGCTCACCGACTACGCGGCGTACCTGATCGGACTGGTTCCCGGCATTCGCGAGATCCGCCGGCTGAAGGTGGTCGTCGACGCCGGCAACGGCATGGCCGGCCTGACCGTTCCCGAGGTGTTCGACGAGCTCCCGATCGAGCTGACCCGCATGTACTTCGAGCTCGACGGCAGCTTCCCTCATCACGAGGCGAACCCGATCGACCCGGCGAACCTGCGCGACCTCCAGGCGGAGGTCCGCGCCCGCGGGGCCGACATCGGTCTGGCGTTCGACGGTGACGCGGACCGCTGCTTCGTGGTCGACGAGCGCGGCGAGATCGTCTCGCCGTCCGTGCTCACCGCGTTGATCGCCGATCGCGAGCTCGGCAAGGAGCCTGCGGCGACCGTGATCCACAACCTGATCACCTCCCGCGCGGTGCCCGAGATCGTGCGGGAGCGCGGCGGTACGCCGGTGCGCACCCGGGTCGGCCACTCCTTCATCAAGGCGACGATGGCCGAGACCGGCGCGGTGTTCGGCGGCGAGCACTCCGGCCACTTCTACTTCCGGGACTTCTGGGGGGCGGACTCCGGGATGCTCGCTGCGCTGCACACCCTCGCGGCGCTCGGCCAGACGGAGGGTCCGCTGTCCGCGCTGCTCGCGGACTACAGCCGCTACGTCGGCTCCGGTGAGGTCAACAGCGAGGTGGCCGACCCGACCGCCGCGCTCGCCGCGGTGCGCGACACCTTCGGCGCGCAACCGGGTGTCGAACTCGACGAGCTCGACGGGCTCACCGTCGATGTCGGCGAGGGCCGCTGGTTCAACGTGCGGGCATCCAACACCGAGCCGTTGCTCCGGCTCAACGTCGAGGCTCCCGACGAGGCCGGGATGGCGCGGTTGCGTGACGAGGTGCTCTCCGTCATCCGCCGTTAG
- a CDS encoding DUF3499 domain-containing protein, whose amino-acid sequence MSPLRRCSRTACGRPAVATLTYAYSSSTAVVGPLATYAEPHSYDLCDAHADRLTAPRGWEVVRLDVDAETAVPGEDDLAALAEAVREAARPAAAVVTKAPEVPELGRRGHLRVIPPTA is encoded by the coding sequence GTGAGCCCGCTGCGCCGCTGTTCGCGGACCGCATGCGGCCGCCCGGCGGTCGCGACGCTCACCTATGCCTACTCGAGCTCGACGGCGGTCGTCGGCCCCCTCGCCACCTACGCCGAGCCGCACTCCTACGACCTCTGCGACGCCCACGCCGACCGGCTGACCGCTCCGCGCGGCTGGGAGGTGGTCCGCCTCGACGTGGACGCCGAGACCGCGGTGCCGGGCGAGGACGACCTCGCCGCGCTCGCCGAGGCGGTCCGGGAGGCCGCCCGCCCCGCGGCGGCGGTCGTGACCAAGGCCCCGGAGGTTCCCGAGCTCGGCCGACGCGGCCATTTGCGCGTCATCCCGCCCACGGCGTAG
- a CDS encoding metallopeptidase family protein, translating to MRRDRRGRGARGVLAPAAVPLAASPADRFDRIASEAVEHVEHRWRDQLAAVDFAVDLVPPTDVDLTAAAAEGAIDAGGVLLAQIVRRRHDRRAGTQTCIVLYRKPIELRARDAEDLEDLVHDVVVQVISNYLGLDPDVVDPGFGEG from the coding sequence GTGCGCCGCGACCGCCGTGGAAGAGGCGCCCGCGGCGTCCTCGCCCCGGCCGCCGTACCGCTGGCCGCCTCACCCGCCGACCGGTTCGATCGGATCGCCAGCGAGGCCGTCGAGCATGTCGAGCACCGTTGGCGCGACCAGCTCGCCGCAGTCGACTTCGCCGTCGATCTGGTGCCGCCCACCGACGTCGACCTCACCGCGGCCGCGGCCGAAGGGGCGATCGACGCCGGCGGCGTGCTGCTCGCCCAGATCGTGCGCCGACGTCACGACCGTCGCGCCGGCACCCAAACCTGCATCGTGCTCTACCGCAAGCCGATCGAGCTGCGGGCCCGCGACGCCGAGGACCTCGAAGACCTGGTGCACGACGTCGTGGTCCAGGTGATCTCGAACTACCTCGGCCTCGACCCTGACGTCGTCGATCCGGGCTTCGGCGAGGGGTAG
- a CDS encoding DUF5719 family protein, giving the protein MRRDLPVFAVALAAVLLVSFLTGSSAAKRVNAPVGTAAVTARTLACPVVNGQPRNTVGTAAAADVGKALQPPAVEAGSTVVRTLFGTSKSKTSPVDLNPTDSLHIDDLHSEAVAYATTGTSAAYVVADELVETDEGRYRALAGGTCLPPATNWWFVGGSGKVGYTDRLFLANPARTPADVVVTAWTPKGPVSTPRIADIIVPPESKYTVGVYAFAPDIPNVAIHVHAESGAVTAALMDRHTSGVTPDGGDLVPPTAAPSRHGVIAGFPEGSGPRALVVANPGFADATVEVKVVTSQGEYTPSSVKSFVVSPGRTKFVDVTKALSGATGAVLLSSDQPVFAAGRSTASPGGRLDPDYFWDAVTPAVAGPAAVAIGREPDGGECLLLLSAPQGAASVRVTTPEGGSRTIPVPAGHSVAVDITDLVKASSGSWPFVVTPVGDQPVYGVRILHFDGAHGALNTAEPLTALPGPIPLPPVREDPRLASR; this is encoded by the coding sequence ATGAGGCGCGACCTGCCGGTGTTCGCAGTCGCGCTGGCCGCGGTGCTGCTGGTGTCGTTCCTGACCGGTTCGAGTGCCGCGAAGCGGGTCAACGCCCCGGTCGGCACGGCCGCCGTCACCGCGCGGACCCTCGCCTGCCCGGTCGTCAACGGCCAACCGCGCAACACGGTCGGCACCGCCGCGGCTGCCGACGTGGGCAAGGCCCTTCAGCCGCCGGCGGTCGAGGCCGGCTCCACCGTGGTGCGCACGTTGTTCGGCACGAGCAAGTCGAAGACCTCGCCGGTCGATCTCAACCCGACCGACTCCTTGCACATCGACGACCTGCACAGCGAAGCCGTGGCGTACGCCACCACCGGGACGAGCGCGGCCTACGTCGTCGCCGACGAGCTGGTCGAGACCGACGAGGGCCGCTACCGCGCTCTCGCCGGCGGGACCTGCCTGCCGCCGGCGACCAACTGGTGGTTCGTGGGCGGCAGCGGCAAGGTCGGCTACACCGACCGGTTGTTCCTTGCCAACCCGGCGCGCACTCCTGCCGATGTCGTCGTCACGGCGTGGACACCGAAGGGGCCGGTCTCCACCCCCCGGATCGCCGACATCATCGTCCCGCCCGAGTCGAAGTACACGGTCGGCGTGTACGCGTTCGCCCCTGACATCCCGAACGTCGCGATCCACGTCCACGCCGAAAGCGGTGCGGTGACGGCGGCGCTGATGGACCGGCACACCAGCGGCGTGACGCCCGACGGCGGCGACCTGGTGCCGCCGACCGCGGCGCCGTCCCGGCACGGGGTGATCGCCGGCTTCCCGGAAGGGTCCGGACCCCGAGCGCTGGTCGTCGCCAACCCCGGTTTCGCCGACGCGACGGTCGAGGTCAAGGTGGTGACCTCGCAGGGCGAGTACACCCCGTCGAGCGTGAAGTCGTTCGTCGTGAGCCCTGGTCGCACCAAGTTCGTCGACGTCACCAAGGCGTTGTCGGGGGCGACCGGGGCGGTGCTGCTCAGCAGCGACCAGCCGGTCTTCGCCGCGGGCCGCTCGACCGCCTCACCGGGCGGCCGGCTCGACCCCGACTACTTCTGGGACGCCGTGACGCCGGCGGTGGCCGGCCCGGCGGCGGTGGCGATCGGACGGGAGCCCGACGGGGGCGAGTGCCTCCTGCTGCTCAGCGCACCGCAGGGCGCGGCCTCGGTACGGGTCACCACGCCGGAGGGCGGCAGCCGGACGATCCCGGTCCCGGCGGGCCACAGCGTCGCCGTGGACATCACCGACCTGGTGAAGGCGAGCTCCGGTTCGTGGCCGTTCGTCGTGACGCCGGTCGGCGACCAGCCGGTCTACGGCGTACGCATCCTGCACTTCGACGGCGCGCACGGTGCCCTCAACACCGCGGAGCCGCTCACCGCTCTGCCGGGGCCGATCCCGCTGCCGCCGGTCAGGGAGGACCCTCGGCTGGCCAGTCGCTGA
- a CDS encoding glycosyltransferase, whose translation MPTTSSRSRFPGHHVTVVVLCRNNAKLLAKTLDAIDRSSQRPDRVVAVDLGSTDRSVAVATDRLGAARVAELPAGATTNAAVQAGLDLGAGRAGQRAREDGPLEWIWLLHDDSAPDEAALEELLLRVSHSPSVWLAGPKLRDWEDRALVRAGLTIDSAGVVDSGLDGQEPDQGQRDDVDEVLAVDTAGSFVRRDVWEYLGGEDPSWAEYAADVDLGWRVNAAGGRVVVVPRAVVRHAGGDCPGDHPTGSPLRAQTVRRRNGMQVVLANTAGWIVPLLVLRYLLGGLLHAAALTVLSRRPREAAAELLAVAQVVGSPRAVVAARRERAATRDVSHGDLRRLFPPAGRWVSGLVSMRAQQATAAPDAPVTRRRRVAVESGPVAEEAESLGDELSAFGEFLRRPASLLFIGLSVASLIANRHILSGSLHGGRLLPAPSGASDLWSSYLSAWHPSSVGSVAPSPPSVALLALLATILLGKAWLAVDILLLGAVPLAALSAFTSLRLLTTAVRVRVWASVVYALLPAVTGAVASGRLDVVVAAIVLPRIARSIAVVWQADAVGTPRGRCVRAGLWLTVGAAFAPLLWVFAAMVCGLVVAAGFFVSGDTDDVERIGARLARAGGVLVVPLVVLLPWTLHVLAHPGVLFTGSGVAEFYSSHSAPSGIWLVFLHAGGSGQPPAWVGIPLVGAVALGLQRDSRVTTARVGAAVFVVGALLAVLMTRGAGVTPGYPATRHWPGLLLLLAGAGALTAAVVAAVGARPALQDRSFGWRQPAAVAVVALAVVSTATFVGTWLIRGGGGELRGDGGAVLPLYVQAELNVPGGGRALVLSDDHGLIRYALVRTAGGPVLGAGDLPASGGTARTASVELADAVRDVVAARPGAAGELVPFGVDYVVASSATARRIAAQLGQLSSLTVIPVPSATVWHSTLAAGELTVLSPTAATAAVSGQVSSSTSTAVLPVGEDPTDLRATVAGGTVGRLLVLAEPASSGWHATLDGQALHPTKAYGWAQAFELPSAGGQVHVTYRSGSRHWWALFELLALIGVVLVGSGAGPHVPHRVTS comes from the coding sequence ATGCCTACGACCTCCTCGCGTTCCCGCTTCCCGGGACACCACGTCACGGTGGTCGTGCTCTGCCGCAACAACGCCAAGCTGCTCGCCAAGACCCTCGACGCGATCGACCGTTCCTCGCAGCGCCCTGACCGAGTAGTCGCGGTCGACCTCGGCAGCACCGACCGCAGCGTCGCCGTCGCGACCGACCGGCTCGGTGCCGCCCGGGTGGCCGAGCTGCCGGCCGGCGCGACGACCAACGCCGCCGTGCAGGCCGGTCTCGACCTCGGCGCCGGCCGCGCCGGTCAGCGGGCTCGTGAAGACGGTCCGCTCGAGTGGATCTGGCTGCTGCACGACGACAGCGCGCCGGACGAGGCGGCGCTGGAAGAGCTGCTGCTGCGGGTCAGTCACTCGCCGTCGGTGTGGCTGGCCGGTCCGAAGCTGCGCGACTGGGAGGACCGGGCGCTGGTGCGCGCCGGGCTCACGATCGACTCGGCCGGCGTCGTCGACAGCGGACTCGACGGTCAAGAGCCCGATCAGGGCCAGCGCGACGACGTCGACGAGGTGCTCGCGGTGGACACCGCGGGCTCGTTCGTCCGCCGTGACGTGTGGGAGTACCTGGGCGGTGAGGACCCGAGCTGGGCGGAGTACGCCGCCGACGTCGATCTGGGCTGGCGGGTCAACGCAGCCGGCGGGCGGGTCGTCGTCGTTCCCCGCGCCGTGGTGCGCCACGCCGGCGGTGACTGTCCGGGCGACCACCCCACGGGTTCGCCGCTTCGCGCCCAGACGGTTCGGCGGCGAAACGGCATGCAGGTGGTGCTCGCCAACACGGCCGGCTGGATCGTCCCGCTGCTGGTGCTGCGCTACCTGCTCGGCGGCCTCCTGCATGCCGCGGCGCTGACCGTGTTGTCGCGCCGACCGCGAGAGGCCGCCGCGGAACTCCTAGCGGTGGCGCAGGTCGTCGGGTCGCCGCGCGCCGTCGTGGCAGCCCGGCGGGAGCGGGCGGCCACGCGAGACGTCTCCCACGGCGACCTTCGCCGGCTCTTCCCGCCGGCCGGGCGCTGGGTGAGCGGGCTGGTGAGCATGCGGGCGCAGCAGGCCACCGCGGCGCCGGACGCCCCGGTGACGCGGCGGCGCCGGGTGGCGGTCGAGTCCGGGCCGGTCGCGGAGGAGGCGGAGTCCCTCGGCGACGAGCTGAGCGCCTTCGGCGAGTTCCTGCGCCGTCCCGCGTCCCTGCTGTTCATCGGGCTGAGCGTTGCGTCGCTGATCGCGAACCGGCACATTCTGTCCGGCAGCCTCCACGGCGGCCGGTTGCTGCCGGCACCGTCCGGCGCAAGCGACCTGTGGTCGTCGTACCTGTCCGCGTGGCATCCGTCGAGCGTCGGCTCGGTGGCGCCCTCGCCGCCGTCGGTCGCCCTGCTCGCGTTGCTCGCCACGATCCTGCTGGGCAAAGCCTGGCTCGCCGTCGACATCCTGCTGCTCGGCGCGGTCCCGCTGGCCGCGCTGTCGGCGTTCACCTCGTTGCGGCTGCTGACCACCGCGGTGCGGGTGCGGGTCTGGGCCAGCGTCGTCTATGCGTTGCTTCCGGCGGTGACCGGCGCGGTCGCGTCCGGGCGCCTCGACGTCGTGGTCGCCGCGATCGTGCTGCCGCGGATCGCGCGTTCGATCGCCGTCGTCTGGCAGGCCGACGCGGTGGGCACGCCGCGCGGCCGCTGTGTCCGCGCCGGGTTGTGGCTCACGGTCGGCGCCGCCTTCGCGCCGCTGTTGTGGGTGTTCGCCGCGATGGTCTGCGGCCTGGTCGTGGCCGCCGGGTTCTTCGTGTCGGGCGACACCGACGACGTCGAGCGGATCGGCGCCAGGCTGGCTCGCGCCGGCGGGGTCCTCGTGGTGCCGCTCGTCGTCCTGCTGCCCTGGACGCTGCACGTGCTGGCCCATCCCGGGGTGCTGTTCACCGGCAGTGGGGTCGCGGAGTTCTACTCGTCGCACTCCGCGCCGTCCGGGATCTGGCTCGTCTTCCTGCACGCCGGGGGAAGCGGGCAGCCGCCGGCGTGGGTCGGGATCCCGCTGGTAGGCGCGGTCGCGCTCGGCCTGCAGCGCGACAGCCGGGTGACCACGGCGCGAGTGGGTGCGGCGGTCTTCGTGGTCGGCGCGTTGCTCGCCGTCCTCATGACCCGCGGCGCGGGAGTGACGCCGGGCTATCCCGCGACCCGCCACTGGCCGGGGCTGCTGCTCCTGCTCGCCGGCGCCGGCGCGCTGACCGCCGCGGTCGTGGCGGCCGTCGGCGCGCGGCCGGCGCTTCAGGACCGCAGCTTCGGCTGGCGTCAGCCGGCTGCCGTCGCCGTCGTGGCCCTTGCGGTCGTGTCGACGGCCACCTTCGTCGGCACCTGGCTGATTCGTGGCGGCGGCGGGGAGCTTCGCGGGGACGGCGGTGCGGTCCTCCCGCTCTACGTTCAGGCCGAGCTCAACGTGCCGGGCGGCGGACGGGCGCTCGTGCTCTCCGATGACCACGGGTTGATCCGTTACGCGCTGGTGCGTACCGCCGGCGGTCCGGTGCTCGGAGCCGGTGACCTGCCGGCATCCGGAGGTACGGCGCGCACCGCGAGTGTCGAGCTCGCCGACGCCGTCCGCGACGTCGTCGCCGCACGCCCTGGCGCGGCCGGCGAGCTGGTCCCGTTCGGAGTCGACTACGTGGTCGCGTCCTCCGCAACGGCGCGTCGGATCGCCGCCCAGCTCGGGCAGCTGTCGAGCCTGACGGTCATCCCGGTGCCGAGTGCGACCGTTTGGCATTCGACGCTGGCCGCCGGCGAGCTCACCGTGCTCAGTCCTACCGCCGCGACCGCAGCGGTCAGCGGCCAGGTCAGCTCCTCGACGTCGACCGCGGTGCTCCCGGTGGGGGAGGACCCGACTGACCTGCGTGCGACGGTTGCCGGGGGCACGGTGGGCCGGCTGCTGGTGCTCGCCGAGCCGGCGAGCTCTGGCTGGCACGCCACGCTCGACGGCCAGGCGCTGCACCCCACGAAGGCGTACGGGTGGGCGCAGGCGTTCGAGCTGCCCAGCGCCGGCGGTCAGGTCCACGTGACCTACCGCAGCGGTAGCCGGCACTGGTGGGCGCTGTTCGAGCTGCTCGCCCTGATCGGCGTCGTCCTGGTCGGCAGCGGCGCCGGCCCGCACGTGCCCCATCGGGTGACGTCATGA
- a CDS encoding WhiB family transcriptional regulator encodes MTEPFVVLGPQDETLPLPWQVQALCSQTDPEAFFPEKGGSTREAKRVCGRCDVRGECLTYALAHDERFGIWGGLSERERRRLKRRVV; translated from the coding sequence ATGACCGAGCCATTCGTTGTCCTGGGTCCGCAGGACGAGACCCTGCCACTGCCCTGGCAAGTCCAGGCGCTGTGCTCGCAGACCGATCCCGAGGCGTTCTTCCCGGAGAAGGGCGGTTCGACCCGGGAGGCCAAGCGGGTCTGCGGACGCTGCGACGTCCGCGGTGAGTGCCTCACCTACGCCCTCGCCCACGACGAGCGCTTCGGCATCTGGGGCGGCCTGTCAGAGCGCGAGCGCAGGCGTCTGAAGCGCCGTGTGGTCTGA